GCACTTTGCAGTATATCGTCAATCTCATAGCCATTTCTGATCATGTACGCATGAATCTCCATGCCGTGCTTAAGCAGAAAAATGTTGGCACAGGCTGCCAGTGCCGAACTGAACGTGGACTGGTTAGGAGTTACTTCAGATTGCATTTCACTCAGTGCATGCAGAGCTGCTTCACTCATGGAGTGGCGCTCATAGCCTGAGATAAGTGAATTCCAGGAGTATCTGTCTCTCTCTCCCATCTCGAATTGAAGAAGCAGTTCTGCACTCCTCAGGCATCCGCATTTGGAATACATCCTCACAAGAGTGTTCTTTAGGAAAGGGTAACTCAATAAACCACACTTGAAAGCGAATGCATGGACCTCCTCACCTTTCCCAATATCAAGCATCCCAGTACAAGCATTGAGCACGGAACCAAGTGTAACATCATCAAGCTCCTTTGTCTCCTTCCTCATCTGCCGGAACAAATGCAAAGCACCAGTCAGATCCGAGGACCTGATATAACCAGTCAACATAGCATTCCAGGACACTAAGTTGCGCTCTTGCATCCCGTCGAACACTCGCTTTGCATCACCAATCCTCCCACAAGAAGCCAGTCCTGACAAAATTGAGGTCGACATTATTACGCCCTTCACTGGTGCCACGTTGAAGAGCCTTTGGGCTGCATCAATGGCACCACACTTGGCATACATATCCACGACTGAGCTCCGCACATGCTCGTGGTGCTCGTACCCATGTCGGAGCACAAAAGTATGCATGCACCGTCCTTCTTCAAGCGCATTGTTGTCCCGGCAAGCAAGAAGTGCATGTGAGACGGTATAAACAAGCGGCCTAACTCCTGCCCAGACCATCCGAAAGAACATTTCAGCTGCCATATCCCCCATCCCAGCAAGAAGATACCGGCGGATGATGACATTCCACGAAATGGCATTAGGTTCAGAGATACCATCAAATGCCTGCCTCGCATCTGCAAGTAAGTGACACTTCCCATACACATCAACCAGCGCCGTGCCAAGAATCACATTGGACTGAAAGTCCCGCTTGGAGATATGGCCGTGGAGCTGCTGGGCACCACACGGGTTGAGGCACTCTGAGCAGCAGGCGAGCACGGATGCCATTGTGACATCGTTGGGGCGAACGCCACGGGAGTACATATCGGCAAAGAGGGAAAGCGCCTCGGTAGGTTTCCCGGAGCGGGAGGAAGCGTAGATGATGGCATTCCAAGAACCGCCGTCACGGCGCGGCATTAAGTCAAACAACTCCCGCGCGTCCGCGAGGCCGCCGCAGGCAGCAAGAGACTCGATGGCGCGGTTGAATAGGAAGGTGGGGACTGATGAGCGGTTGAATTGGAAGGCGGAGGAGGCGAAGTGGGTCGTGATGCGGCGGGCGGCAGAGAGGGAGCCGTGGTCGGTGGCCAGACGGAGGAGGGAGGCGTAGAGCGAGGAGGGTATCGGGGAGGAGGAACAGGAAGGGGTGAGAGTGTCTATGGCGGCGAAGAGTCGTCCGGCGGCTACGTGGGCAGAGATTGCGGACACAGTTGCGCCGGAAGTagaggcgccggcggcggccgcggccaTGGTGGTGGTCTGGCGGGAGGAGAATGAGAGAGGGACAGGGTGTtgtgttttttttttccttttcattttgggAGACCTATATATTATGAGACGTGTCTCGTGGGCAACCGGCTGCGCACTAGTGCGATCAAGCGGCCGACCTAAAAAGATAAGCTCTGTTTCCTCGTGGTACAGAAAAGAAAGAGACAGACAGCCACCAAACCGAATCGACCGAACGATTAATCCCGAACAGAAAAGCGCGCTCCCCATATGGCCAGCTGTACCTGCCCAGCGTCCCAGCCCCTCCCACGCCCGCTCGCCCCCACGCCCGCACGCTGCCTTCTTCTTTTCCACGAAAGAAGAGGATCCAAGGCACTTTCTTTCTCCTTTTGTACAATCGTCATGGCAGCCCCAAAGTAGAAGAAACTGTTTCAAAAAATTGATCTAAAGGTAGGGTCATCAGAGCCATACCAGACAGCAATACTGGACAAGTAATTCCCCTCTGCCTTTCTTCAGTTTCTCCCCTTCTTATTCTGCATCTGTAAACCGTCTTCTCCATTGATCCATCAGCAAATCCATGAAAAAGCTGCTTCAAgaaaggagtggatctaccacaTCACCTTATTGTCAACATCACACCACCCTCCATCCTCCACGAGTGTCATGTCTGCAAATTGAAAACCAACCATGAACAAAAGATTACTATTTTCTGGTTCATGCAACTAAACACAAGTCATTAAGTTTAGTTGCACAGTTTTCTATTTGCACAATAAACATGGTTTGAGATCAACTTTAACAAAACTGAACATGTATTCTAACATGCATGCTAGCCAAGTTCCCCCTGGATGTATTCAGCAAGTCGACTAAGGCATATTTTCTGGCCAACTAAAACATGATTCTAACCAACTAAACATGCAATGTAGCCAAAACTAAACATGTATTGTACTAAGTTGTAGTTATTGTTTGCAAATGAACACATTGACTGTCCAAAAAAATATATGCAACTAAAAATGCATATATATGCAACTGAAATACATCCCAGCCAACTGAACTTGTATTCTGACAACTCAACATGCATACTAGGCAAACTAAAACATGCATTGTACCCCACATGAACTGGATGTTTTTTGAGTGGACACTTTAAAAAATCTGAAGTATATgtgcaataaaaatatgtatcctggccaactgaacatgcatgctgGCCAACTGAATATGCATCCTGACCAACTGAAACATCTATTATAGCCAACTGAACACATTGACTGTCTAACTGAACATGCATGCTGGCTAAATGAAATATGCATCCTGGCCAACTGAAAACATCTATTCTAGCCAAAACCAAAAATTTGTAGTACGACAGCAAAAACACAAGAACTTGTGTCCATGGCTAATGAAACCACAAACCATATTAAAATAGTCACACATATATTTTTGTCCCACACATATATTCTGATACCACACCTATTGCAAAGCTATAGTGTAAAAATATGTTCAATATACTATAAGTAAAAACAGAAACGACGATGAAAAACATATATCTATATTCTGTCATCCAATTTTTCTTTCTTGTTTCACCTGGATTTTCCATCTCAATTGTAGCATCAAATTATGTCCAAATTATGTGCAGAAAAATCTGAATCAGCTCCTTGCCAACAGAAAACCTACAGATCATTGCAACAAGCAGAGAAAAAAGTCAGAAAAACTCTGTAGTaaaaaaactcatgttcttgccaCCTATTTACTGCAAACTGTGCAACTAACATAACAACTCTGTGCAAACAAAAAATGCATACCCGTTATAAAAAAGATTTTGCTATAGACATGTGG
The window above is part of the Triticum aestivum cultivar Chinese Spring chromosome 2A, IWGSC CS RefSeq v2.1, whole genome shotgun sequence genome. Proteins encoded here:
- the LOC123189264 gene encoding pentatricopeptide repeat-containing protein At3g26540, with the protein product MAAAAAGASTSGATVSAISAHVAAGRLFAAIDTLTPSCSSSPIPSSLYASLLRLATDHGSLSAARRITTHFASSAFQFNRSSVPTFLFNRAIESLAACGGLADARELFDLMPRRDGGSWNAIIYASSRSGKPTEALSLFADMYSRGVRPNDVTMASVLACCSECLNPCGAQQLHGHISKRDFQSNVILGTALVDVYGKCHLLADARQAFDGISEPNAISWNVIIRRYLLAGMGDMAAEMFFRMVWAGVRPLVYTVSHALLACRDNNALEEGRCMHTFVLRHGYEHHEHVRSSVVDMYAKCGAIDAAQRLFNVAPVKGVIMSTSILSGLASCGRIGDAKRVFDGMQERNLVSWNAMLTGYIRSSDLTGALHLFRQMRKETKELDDVTLGSVLNACTGMLDIGKGEEVHAFAFKCGLLSYPFLKNTLVRMYSKCGCLRSAELLLQFEMGERDRYSWNSLISGYERHSMSEAALHALSEMQSEVTPNQSTFSSALAACANIFLLKHGMEIHAYMIRNGYEIDDILQSALIDMYCKCRLFDYGIRIFEAQPSRDVILWNSMILGCAYSGKGEYGLELFDEMQAQGIKADSVTFLGALVSCISEGHVGLGKSYFTLMTEESIIPRMEHYECMIELLGKHGHMVELEDFVDHMPFEPPTTMWLRIFDCCREYGNRKLGERAAKCINDSNPQTPVRYEATADYMCSDGGSAEPMSFGNPDEELMSPL